The Bacteroidia bacterium genome window below encodes:
- a CDS encoding sigma-54-dependent Fis family transcriptional regulator, with product MPRILIIDDEKSIRNTLKEILEYEKYEVEIAEDGPQGLEIISSSKIDAVLCDIKMPKMDGIEVLLNIAKDQPEVPVIMISGHGDIETAVDSLKKGAFDYIQKPLDLNRLLVTLRNALDKSKLVIETKILRKKINKAYEMVGSSSAISKVKEMIEKIAPTDARVLITGENGTGKELVAHQIHEKSNRSTGPFIEVNCAAIPSELIESELFGHEKGAFTSAIKQRIGKFEQATGGTLFLDEIGDMSLSAQAKVLRALQENRITKVGGEKEIQVNVRVIAATNKNLKEEIEKHCFREDLYHRLSVILIQVPPLNERKEDIPELANHFIEQICNDYGIPKKKITAGAIKELQTIKWTGNIREFHNVIERLIILCQNEITETDVKSFAQPLGH from the coding sequence ATGCCACGCATCCTTATAATTGACGACGAAAAAAGCATCAGAAATACTTTAAAAGAAATTCTCGAGTACGAAAAATATGAAGTAGAAATTGCCGAAGATGGTCCACAAGGATTGGAAATTATAAGCTCTTCAAAAATAGATGCTGTTTTATGCGATATCAAAATGCCAAAGATGGACGGTATAGAAGTGCTTTTAAATATTGCAAAAGATCAGCCGGAAGTTCCAGTTATCATGATTTCTGGACACGGAGACATCGAAACAGCTGTTGATTCGTTAAAAAAAGGTGCATTCGACTATATTCAAAAACCTTTAGATCTTAACCGATTACTTGTAACATTAAGAAATGCACTCGATAAATCGAAGCTTGTTATTGAAACAAAAATTCTACGAAAAAAAATAAACAAAGCTTACGAAATGGTTGGTAGCTCTTCAGCTATTTCAAAGGTAAAAGAAATGATAGAAAAAATTGCACCAACAGATGCAAGAGTACTAATTACAGGCGAAAATGGAACAGGAAAAGAACTAGTTGCTCATCAGATTCATGAAAAAAGCAACAGATCAACCGGACCATTTATTGAAGTAAATTGTGCTGCAATTCCATCCGAATTAATAGAAAGTGAGCTTTTTGGTCACGAAAAAGGCGCATTTACATCAGCAATAAAACAACGTATAGGAAAATTTGAACAAGCTACTGGTGGTACACTTTTCCTTGATGAAATAGGTGACATGAGTCTTTCTGCCCAGGCAAAAGTTTTACGAGCTTTACAGGAAAACAGAATAACAAAAGTAGGTGGAGAAAAAGAAATTCAGGTAAATGTAAGAGTTATTGCTGCTACAAATAAGAATTTAAAAGAAGAAATTGAAAAACATTGTTTCCGCGAAGATTTATACCATAGGTTAAGTGTTATTTTAATTCAGGTTCCCCCTCTAAATGAAAGAAAGGAAGATATTCCTGAGTTAGCAAATCATTTTATTGAGCAAATATGTAACGATTACGGAATACCAAAGAAAAAAATTACTGCAGGTGCAATTAAGGAATTACAAACAATAAAATGGACAGGAAATATCCGCGAATTTCATAATGTTATAGAAAGATTAATTATTCTTTGTCAAAATGAAATTACTGAAACAGATGTAAAATCTTTTGCTCAGCCACTTGGGCATTAA
- a CDS encoding thioredoxin family protein: MYKISLIIFFLFISILSFSQGINFFEGSFNEAKDLAKKENKIIFIDCYTSWCGPCKWMAKNVFPDNNVGLFYNTNFVNYKLDMEKGVGKDVKKTYGINAYPTLLYINGDGEVEHRSLGGCDTAEFIRTGKRALDRENNFGSLLRKYNSGDRTPELLSKYALACVNLNISYDINEYFKTQNDTDLLKEINLSLMEWYLTDINSREFKYFAANNDKFKQIYGTQRIETRLVTIFAKSLWVLTTQKDPKPVKIVIKERIDPYNFVDSAKIAAKIEMQFYCTSKWRDWEYYGVLADKYINNFGLENIQNYELEYIIQNVTKNVTKVEILNNAIKWCDYLINNNYLSAEIMLDKARIYKKLGKNFEAKEFANSALIEEQKKEKPQIKEYQKFLNELEKPVEKN, translated from the coding sequence ATGTATAAAATAAGTCTGATAATATTTTTTTTATTCATATCCATATTAAGCTTTTCGCAGGGAATTAATTTTTTTGAAGGTTCATTTAATGAGGCAAAAGATTTAGCTAAAAAGGAAAATAAAATTATTTTTATAGATTGTTATACCAGCTGGTGTGGACCATGTAAATGGATGGCAAAGAATGTTTTTCCCGATAATAATGTTGGATTATTTTACAATACAAATTTTGTGAATTATAAATTAGATATGGAAAAAGGTGTTGGTAAGGATGTGAAGAAAACCTATGGGATAAATGCATATCCAACACTTTTGTATATTAATGGTGATGGCGAAGTTGAGCATCGCTCATTAGGTGGATGTGATACTGCTGAATTTATAAGAACAGGAAAGCGAGCATTGGACAGGGAAAATAATTTTGGCTCGTTGTTAAGGAAATATAATTCGGGTGATCGAACTCCCGAATTGCTCTCAAAATATGCGCTAGCTTGTGTAAATCTGAATATTTCATATGATATAAACGAATACTTTAAAACTCAAAATGATACTGATTTATTAAAAGAAATAAATTTATCTTTAATGGAATGGTATTTAACTGATATTAATTCAAGAGAGTTTAAGTATTTTGCTGCAAATAATGATAAATTTAAACAGATTTATGGAACCCAAAGAATTGAAACAAGACTTGTAACAATATTTGCAAAATCACTTTGGGTACTTACAACTCAAAAAGATCCAAAACCTGTTAAAATTGTTATTAAAGAAAGAATTGATCCATATAATTTTGTTGATTCTGCAAAGATTGCTGCAAAAATTGAAATGCAGTTTTATTGTACAAGTAAATGGCGTGATTGGGAGTATTATGGTGTGCTAGCAGATAAGTATATTAATAATTTTGGACTAGAAAATATTCAGAATTATGAATTAGAGTATATTATTCAGAATGTTACAAAGAATGTAACTAAAGTTGAAATATTAAATAATGCAATAAAATGGTGCGATTATTTAATTAATAATAATTATCTCTCTGCTGAAATTATGCTTGATAAAGCAAGAATATATAAAAAACTGGGTAAAAATTTTGAAGCTAAAGAATTTGCAAACTCTGCACTAATTGAAGAACAAAAGAAAGAAAAACCTCAAATTAAAGAGTATCAAAAATTTCTTAATGAATTAGAAAAACCCGTTGAGAAAAATTAG
- a CDS encoding RNA methyltransferase, which yields MTEKIETFELLSSSQNPKIKFALELLNSKGRKKHGLFLAEGLREMKIALKSGFMPLQIFFNSDFKEKKGIHSLSFFNLPKYNIFEVEKKIFSRIAYREDTEGITGIFKTRKTSLETLILPKNPLIIVLESVEKPGNLGAVLRTADAANVDAVIICDPIIDLYNPNVIRSSIGCIFSKQTIVSTSEETINWLKSKDISIFSAALTADKYYHETNFTKGSAIVMGTEADGLSEIWLTQCTKQIKIPMLGKIDSLNVSNATAIIVFEAMRQRGFK from the coding sequence ATGACAGAAAAAATTGAAACATTTGAGTTGCTTAGCAGCTCACAAAATCCAAAAATTAAGTTTGCACTTGAATTATTGAACTCAAAAGGTAGAAAAAAACACGGACTTTTTTTGGCAGAAGGATTACGTGAAATGAAGATTGCTTTAAAATCTGGTTTCATGCCTTTACAAATATTTTTCAATTCAGATTTTAAAGAAAAAAAAGGTATCCACAGTTTAAGTTTCTTTAATTTACCTAAGTACAATATTTTTGAAGTTGAAAAAAAAATATTCAGCAGAATTGCCTATCGCGAGGACACCGAAGGGATAACAGGAATATTTAAAACCCGTAAAACAAGTTTAGAAACTTTAATTCTACCAAAGAATCCATTAATAATAGTTTTAGAATCGGTTGAAAAACCGGGTAATCTGGGTGCAGTATTAAGAACAGCCGATGCTGCAAATGTTGATGCTGTTATTATTTGTGATCCGATTATTGATTTATATAACCCTAATGTTATTCGTTCCAGCATAGGTTGTATTTTTTCTAAACAAACTATTGTAAGTACATCGGAAGAAACTATTAATTGGTTAAAATCAAAAGATATTTCGATATTTTCTGCAGCATTAACAGCAGATAAATATTATCATGAAACAAATTTCACAAAAGGTAGTGCAATTGTAATGGGAACAGAAGCAGATGGATTATCTGAAATATGGTTAACACAATGCACTAAACAGATTAAAATTCCAATGCTGGGTAAAATAGATTCATTAAATGTATCAAATGCAACAGCAATTATTGTTTTTGAAGCAATGCGTCAAAGAGGATTTAAATAA
- a CDS encoding ATP-binding cassette domain-containing protein has product MKKLRRLFVYIKPYWGLALLNAMFNVLGAVFALFSLTMVIPFLGVLFDIQEPVRDKMAFAFNVESIQHNFNYFLTKQIDDNGKIAALILVCIVVISTSLLKNLCIFLANYFMAPLRNGVIKDIRNKLYNKILRLPLSYFSNERKGDIISRMSSDVQEVEWSIMSSIEMIFRDPLTILIYFFTLLFMSYELTLFVLVLLPLSGFVIGRIGKSLRKQSNQGQRRMGGILSVVEETLSGLRIIKGFNAEAKMNDRFESMNGFYTRLMIKIFRRRYLASPLSEFMGTIVLVIMMYFGGSMVLNDEGSLKATEFIAYIIIFSQIINPAKAFSQAYYNIQKGMASLDRIESVLFADNIIHEKAEPLSVTEFKSCIEFKNVSFKYENEYVVKNVNLKIEKGKTVALVGPSGAGKSTIADLIPRFFDVSEGDILVDGVSIKDIKIKDLRNLMGIVTQQPILFNDTFYNNIAFGSINSSEEKVIEAASVANAYEFIKVYPNHLYTNIGDSGDKLSGGQKQRISIARAVLKNPPILILDEATSSLDTESERLVQDALTKLMSNRTSIVIAHRLSTIVNADEILVINNGEIIERGKHAQLLEIDGLYRKLHSIQNQHFTV; this is encoded by the coding sequence ATGAAAAAGCTACGTAGACTTTTTGTTTATATTAAACCATATTGGGGATTAGCATTGCTAAATGCAATGTTTAATGTGTTGGGAGCTGTTTTTGCACTTTTTTCACTAACAATGGTTATTCCTTTTTTAGGTGTTCTGTTTGATATTCAGGAACCTGTTAGAGATAAAATGGCTTTTGCATTTAATGTAGAATCGATACAACATAATTTTAATTATTTTCTAACAAAGCAAATAGATGATAATGGTAAAATAGCAGCATTAATACTTGTTTGTATTGTGGTTATTTCAACTTCATTGTTAAAGAACCTATGTATTTTTCTTGCAAATTATTTTATGGCACCTTTAAGAAATGGTGTAATTAAGGATATTAGAAATAAGCTTTATAATAAAATACTCAGGCTTCCATTATCTTATTTTTCAAATGAAAGAAAAGGCGATATTATAAGCCGTATGTCAAGCGATGTGCAGGAGGTTGAGTGGAGTATAATGAGTTCTATAGAAATGATTTTTCGTGATCCATTAACAATCTTAATTTATTTCTTCACACTTTTATTTATGAGCTATGAGCTCACTTTATTTGTTTTGGTATTATTGCCTTTGAGTGGATTTGTTATTGGAAGAATTGGTAAATCGCTAAGAAAACAATCGAATCAGGGACAAAGGCGAATGGGTGGTATCTTAAGTGTTGTTGAAGAAACTCTTTCTGGATTAAGAATTATAAAAGGGTTTAATGCAGAAGCAAAAATGAATGATCGTTTTGAAAGTATGAATGGATTTTATACCAGATTAATGATTAAAATTTTCAGAAGACGTTATTTGGCTTCACCATTGAGCGAATTTATGGGAACTATAGTATTGGTTATTATGATGTATTTTGGTGGGTCTATGGTATTAAATGATGAGGGAAGTTTAAAGGCAACTGAATTTATTGCATATATAATTATATTCTCACAAATCATTAATCCTGCAAAGGCTTTTTCACAGGCATATTATAATATTCAAAAGGGAATGGCGTCATTAGATAGGATAGAATCAGTTTTGTTTGCAGATAATATTATTCATGAAAAAGCAGAACCATTAAGTGTTACAGAGTTTAAATCCTGTATCGAATTTAAAAATGTCTCATTTAAATATGAAAATGAGTACGTTGTTAAAAATGTAAATCTGAAAATTGAAAAAGGAAAAACAGTTGCTCTTGTTGGACCTTCTGGTGCAGGTAAGTCAACTATTGCAGATTTAATCCCAAGGTTTTTTGATGTTTCTGAAGGAGATATTTTAGTTGATGGAGTGTCTATTAAAGATATTAAAATTAAAGATCTTAGAAATTTAATGGGCATTGTTACACAACAACCGATTTTATTTAATGATACTTTCTATAACAATATAGCATTTGGATCAATTAATTCATCAGAAGAGAAGGTAATAGAGGCAGCTTCTGTAGCAAATGCCTATGAGTTTATAAAAGTATATCCGAATCATCTTTATACAAATATCGGTGATAGCGGAGATAAGCTTTCAGGTGGTCAGAAACAACGTATAAGCATTGCACGTGCAGTATTAAAAAATCCACCAATATTAATTCTTGATGAAGCAACTTCTTCTCTTGATACCGAATCGGAAAGATTAGTTCAGGATGCTCTAACAAAGTTAATGAGTAACAGAACTTCAATTGTTATTGCTCACCGTTTATCTACTATTGTTAATGCTGATGAAATTCTTGTAATTAATAATGGCGAAATTATTGAAAGAGGAAAGCATGCTCAATTGCTGGAAATAGATGGTCTTTATAGAAAATTACATAGTATACAGAACCAGCATTTTACAGTTTAA
- the purB gene encoding adenylosuccinate lyase has translation MELLEISAISPIDGRYRSKTSELENYFSEYALIKYRVYVEIQYFIALCRIPLPQLVGFDHSKFADLINIYDVFSVKDALRIKEIEKVTNHDVKAVEYFLKEKFDAINISEYREFIHFGLTSQDVNNTALPLLLKNAINEVYYPLIDRLVDNLINLSEDWKQIPMLARTHGQPASPTRLGKEIMVFVERIQKQLGLLYVIPYSAKFGGATGNFNAHVVAYPSVKWSEFANAFVNHVLELERSQTTTQIEHYDNLAAHFDNLKRINVVLTDLCRDIWTYISLGYFKQKIKEGEVGSSAMPHKVNPIDFENAEGNLGLANSMFEFISAKLPISRLQRDLTDSTVTRNIGVPFAHTLIAMKSIIKGLEKLIVNKEAIEADLNNNWAVVAEGIQTILRREGYPNAYEALKDLTRVDGKINQETMVQFINGLTVSDAVKAELLKITPFTYTGI, from the coding sequence ATGGAATTATTAGAAATTTCAGCTATTTCACCAATTGATGGTAGGTATAGAAGCAAAACTTCAGAGTTAGAAAACTATTTTAGCGAATATGCTTTGATAAAATACAGAGTATATGTAGAAATTCAATATTTTATAGCTCTTTGTCGAATTCCTTTGCCTCAGTTAGTAGGTTTTGACCATTCAAAGTTTGCTGATTTAATTAATATTTATGATGTGTTTTCTGTAAAAGATGCATTAAGAATTAAAGAAATAGAAAAAGTAACTAATCATGATGTTAAGGCTGTTGAGTATTTTCTAAAAGAAAAATTTGACGCAATAAACATAAGTGAATACAGAGAGTTTATTCATTTCGGACTAACTTCGCAAGATGTAAATAACACAGCATTACCACTTTTATTAAAAAATGCAATTAATGAAGTATATTATCCATTAATTGATAGATTAGTTGACAATCTTATAAATTTATCTGAAGATTGGAAGCAAATTCCAATGTTGGCAAGAACTCATGGACAACCTGCTTCCCCTACCAGATTAGGAAAAGAAATAATGGTTTTTGTTGAAAGAATTCAAAAGCAGTTAGGTTTATTATATGTAATTCCTTATTCAGCAAAGTTTGGTGGTGCAACCGGTAATTTTAATGCTCATGTTGTTGCTTATCCTTCAGTTAAATGGTCCGAGTTTGCAAATGCTTTTGTTAACCATGTATTAGAACTAGAACGTTCTCAAACTACTACACAAATTGAGCATTATGATAATCTTGCAGCTCATTTTGATAACTTAAAAAGAATTAATGTTGTTTTAACAGATTTATGCAGAGATATCTGGACTTATATTTCTTTAGGTTATTTTAAACAAAAAATTAAAGAAGGAGAAGTTGGTTCATCAGCAATGCCACATAAAGTAAATCCTATTGACTTCGAAAATGCTGAAGGAAATTTAGGATTGGCAAATTCAATGTTCGAATTTATTTCGGCAAAACTTCCAATATCACGTTTACAAAGAGATTTAACAGATTCAACAGTTACAAGAAATATTGGGGTTCCTTTTGCTCACACTTTAATTGCAATGAAATCAATAATTAAAGGTTTAGAAAAACTGATTGTAAATAAGGAAGCTATAGAAGCGGATTTAAATAATAACTGGGCTGTGGTTGCAGAAGGAATTCAAACTATATTACGCCGAGAGGGATATCCAAATGCATATGAAGCACTAAAAGATTTAACCAGAGTTGATGGAAAAATAAATCAGGAGACAATGGTTCAGTTTATTAATGGCTTAACTGTTAGTGATGCTGTTAAAGCAGAACTGTTAAAAATAACACCTTTTACATATACCGGTATTTAA
- a CDS encoding T9SS type A sorting domain-containing protein, which translates to MKKIYLSLLVMFLAATSFAQWTEQATGFATASRGIQYIHAVDANNVWATAYNGTSTSTYITEFTKTTNGGATWTAKTITGYTSNYGSSMIFGIDGNTAWMPVFNSSAGGGKILKTTDGGNTWAPQTTATFSAPSGFPNVIHFWDANNGFCMGDPNGGYFEIYTTTNGGTNWVRTPTGNIPAPSASDEYGTTGFYSTFGNTVWFSTNKGRVFKSTDMGLNWTVVSTPLTSACKIIFKDANNGILYQTSNGLVCETSDGGATWTLFTPSGNLYTSDIAYVPGTPNTYVTTAGSSANASYSLYGGHIWTDFVGVPGQVLATAWVNNSCGWAGSFNTSATVGGMYKFTGTIADPFNNDIGVLNAALPVNGIVLSSTEHVQLNIMNYGLVAQSNFNVSYSINGGATVTELVTASIAPGATYTYTFTQAEDFSVAATYTISATTALVGDENTSNDAFSNEFFLMTWVPQKVVFGEEGTGTWCQWCVRGHVYMGLMATNHPTNWIGVAVHNADPMVDSEYDAEIGARISGYPSGLVDRVDGEKDPTDFEAAFNVRSTKVVPLGLSISNVVYNTTSRLLSYDVVADCAAALNGDYRFNAIISEDGVTGTTSDYNQANAYAGGAYGVMGGYETKPNPVPAAQMVYDHVGRALLGGWDGTIGSVPATVAMGTLLTQSYSITLDPSWDETKINMIGLFINNATGEVINATKQQLILSINDNNLSLESVVYPNPSNGVINIRNAQNTNIEITNILGDVVTSFNNTNPLISVNLSDQPQGMYFVKISDGNKSTTKKILITK; encoded by the coding sequence ATGAAAAAAATTTACTTATCATTATTAGTAATGTTTTTAGCTGCGACTTCCTTTGCGCAGTGGACTGAACAGGCAACAGGTTTTGCTACGGCATCAAGGGGAATTCAATACATTCATGCTGTAGATGCAAATAACGTTTGGGCAACAGCCTATAATGGAACAAGTACTTCTACCTATATTACCGAGTTTACTAAAACTACAAATGGAGGTGCAACCTGGACAGCAAAAACTATTACTGGATATACATCTAATTATGGTTCTTCAATGATTTTTGGAATTGATGGAAATACTGCTTGGATGCCTGTTTTTAATAGCTCAGCAGGTGGTGGAAAAATATTGAAAACTACTGATGGAGGAAATACATGGGCACCACAAACTACAGCAACTTTTTCTGCTCCAAGTGGCTTTCCTAACGTAATTCATTTTTGGGATGCTAATAATGGATTTTGCATGGGAGATCCAAATGGCGGATATTTTGAAATTTACACAACAACTAATGGAGGTACAAATTGGGTAAGAACTCCTACAGGAAATATTCCTGCTCCAAGTGCTTCTGATGAGTATGGAACAACTGGTTTTTATAGTACTTTTGGTAATACAGTTTGGTTTTCTACAAATAAAGGTAGGGTTTTTAAATCAACTGACATGGGACTTAACTGGACTGTTGTATCAACACCTTTAACATCTGCTTGTAAAATTATTTTTAAAGATGCAAATAATGGTATATTATATCAAACAAGTAATGGTTTAGTTTGTGAAACTTCTGACGGAGGAGCAACTTGGACTTTATTCACTCCTTCTGGAAATTTATACACAAGTGATATTGCATATGTACCAGGTACTCCAAATACATATGTAACTACAGCAGGTAGTTCTGCTAATGCATCATATAGCTTATATGGCGGACATATTTGGACTGATTTTGTAGGTGTTCCTGGACAGGTACTTGCAACAGCTTGGGTTAACAATTCTTGCGGTTGGGCTGGTAGCTTTAATACAAGTGCCACTGTTGGTGGTATGTATAAGTTTACAGGTACAATTGCAGATCCATTTAATAATGATATTGGTGTTTTAAATGCTGCTTTACCAGTAAATGGTATTGTTTTATCTTCAACAGAACATGTACAATTAAATATTATGAATTATGGTCTTGTAGCACAATCTAATTTTAATGTTTCATACTCTATAAATGGAGGTGCAACTGTAACTGAACTAGTTACTGCATCAATTGCTCCTGGTGCAACATATACTTATACATTTACACAGGCTGAAGATTTTTCTGTAGCTGCAACTTATACAATTTCAGCCACAACTGCTTTAGTTGGTGATGAAAATACTTCAAATGATGCATTCTCAAATGAATTCTTTCTTATGACATGGGTGCCTCAAAAAGTTGTTTTTGGTGAAGAAGGTACTGGTACATGGTGCCAGTGGTGTGTAAGAGGTCATGTTTATATGGGACTAATGGCAACAAATCATCCAACTAACTGGATCGGTGTTGCAGTTCATAATGCAGATCCTATGGTTGATTCTGAATATGATGCAGAAATTGGTGCAAGAATTAGCGGATACCCAAGTGGATTAGTTGATAGAGTTGATGGAGAAAAAGACCCAACTGATTTTGAAGCTGCTTTTAATGTAAGAAGTACTAAAGTTGTTCCTTTAGGATTAAGCATTTCAAATGTTGTTTATAATACAACTTCAAGACTCCTTTCTTATGATGTTGTTGCTGACTGCGCTGCTGCTTTAAATGGAGATTATAGATTTAATGCAATTATTTCTGAAGATGGAGTTACTGGAACTACATCTGATTATAATCAGGCTAATGCATATGCAGGTGGAGCTTATGGTGTAATGGGTGGTTACGAAACAAAACCTAATCCTGTTCCTGCTGCTCAAATGGTATATGACCATGTAGGAAGAGCTTTATTAGGAGGTTGGGATGGAACAATTGGAAGCGTTCCAGCTACTGTAGCTATGGGTACATTGTTAACTCAATCATATTCTATAACTTTAGATCCTTCATGGGATGAAACTAAAATTAATATGATAGGACTTTTTATTAATAACGCTACAGGTGAGGTTATTAATGCAACTAAGCAACAACTTATTTTAAGTATTAATGATAATAATTTAAGTCTTGAGTCTGTTGTTTATCCAAATCCATCTAATGGTGTTATTAATATTAGAAATGCACAAAATACAAATATTGAAATTACTAATATTTTAGGTGATGTTGTTACTTCATTTAATAATACAAATCCTTTAATTTCTGTAAATCTTTCTGATCAACCACAGGGTATGTATTTTGTTAAAATATCTGATGGTAATAAATCCACAACTAAAAAGATCTTAATTACAAAATAA